From a region of the Corallococcus coralloides DSM 2259 genome:
- a CDS encoding phasin family protein: protein MDNNTEAPREKTSVAEAFERIWSQALLAVNTAEEEASRAVQRVASVAGWSQDEVKRQAREFAERLTGHRKDLEHNVEERVRTALSLLKLPRREELQAFGARLERLNERIQALEHRK, encoded by the coding sequence ATGGACAACAACACCGAGGCCCCCCGAGAGAAGACCTCCGTGGCGGAGGCATTCGAGCGGATCTGGAGCCAGGCGCTCCTGGCGGTGAACACGGCGGAGGAGGAGGCTTCCCGCGCCGTGCAGCGCGTGGCGTCCGTCGCGGGCTGGAGCCAGGACGAGGTGAAGCGCCAGGCCCGTGAGTTCGCGGAGCGGCTGACGGGGCACCGCAAGGACCTGGAGCACAACGTGGAGGAGCGGGTCCGCACGGCCCTGAGCCTCCTGAAGCTGCCGCGCCGCGAGGAGCTGCAGGCATTCGGTGCCCGCCTGGAGCGTCTGAACGAACGCATCCAGGCCCTGGAGCACCGGAAGTGA
- the rpoC gene encoding DNA-directed RNA polymerase subunit beta': MKDIFNFFEKPKDPLSFNAIRIALASPDKIRQWSHGEVKKPETINYRTFKPERDGLFCARIFGPVKDYECNCGKYKRMKHRGVVCEKCGVEVIQSKVRRERLGHITLATPVAHIWFLKSLPSRIGNLLDITLKEMEKVLYCESYMVIDPKATPLQRGELISEEKMHRLFQEHGEDSFSAGMGGEAVREMLKSLDVEKLSEELRKDMRETTSEAKRKKYAKRLKVAEAFRSSGNKPEWMMLDVIPVIPPDLRPLVPLDGGRFATSDLNDLYRRVINRNNRLKRLQELNAPDIIIRNEKRMLQEAVDALFDNGRRGKTITGPNKRPLKSLSDMLKGKQGRFRQNLLGKRVDYSGRSVIVVGPELRLHQCGLPKIMALELFKPFIYNKLEEKGYVTTIKSAKKMVEKERPEVWDILEDVIREHPVLLNRAPTLHRLGMQAFEPVLIEGKAIQLHPLVCAAFNADFDGDQMAVHVPLSIEAQMEARVLMMSTNNILSPANGKPIIVPTQDMVLGIYYMTRAREFANGEGRVFASPDEVRAAYDHGEVHLQAKVVCRIDGKRKETTVGRVLLWEVVPRRVGFDAINKVLDKKSLGNLIDLCYRLTGEKETVLLADRVRSAGYFHATRAGISIALKDMIIPAKKQEFLDYARKEVAEIENQYLEGLITDGERYNKVIDIWAEITEKVAQEMMQQISQDEASGDVDGKRVTRKQPSFNPIYIMADSGARGSAQQIRQLAGMRGLMAKPSGEIIETPITANFREGLSVLQYFISTHGARKGLADTALKTANSGYLTRRLVDVAQDAIINEYDCGTMDGLFIGALVEGGEIIEPLGERILGRVALDDILDPVTGEVLVRANEEIDEERVRRIENSGLDKVKIRSVLTCQAKRGICVECYGRDLARGRKVSVGEAVGVIAAQSIGEPGTQLTMRTFHIGGAATRRAEQSSLENRYAGSVKFAGLNTVQKADGTLVAMNRNGEIVIVDESGRERERYQIIYGARILVKEGQKLEPGVLVAEWDPFAIPLLTEVGGVVRYEDIIEGVTMSETLDEVTGLSRKTVIESKDPEARPRVTIRDAAGNVKDLPSSKNQASYFLPQGAIITVNDQDEISAGEVIAKVPRETTKTKDITGGLPRVAELFEARKPKDAAAIAEIDGVVSFGKDTKGKRKLIITPEVSGEQRADLAKEYLISKGKSINVHSGDRVKAGEAMMDGAANPHDILKVLGEKELARYLVDEVQEVYRLQGVKINDKHIETIVRQMLRRVRVTDVGDTNFLVDEQVEKWVFEEENEKVMSEGKRPAVGEPLLLGITKASLSTESFISSASFQETTKVLTEAAINGKVDYLRGLKENVIMGRLIPAGTGLPNYKHLDIEVESPTDEVNEMEAALAATHGDTGPLAPPPSRPDTRSTDVA, from the coding sequence GTGAAGGACATTTTCAACTTCTTCGAGAAGCCGAAGGACCCGCTGTCGTTCAACGCCATCCGCATCGCGCTGGCGTCGCCCGACAAGATCCGTCAGTGGTCGCACGGCGAGGTGAAGAAGCCGGAGACGATCAACTACCGCACCTTCAAGCCGGAGCGGGACGGCCTGTTCTGCGCCCGCATCTTCGGGCCGGTGAAGGACTACGAGTGCAACTGCGGCAAGTACAAGCGCATGAAGCACCGTGGCGTCGTGTGCGAGAAGTGCGGCGTGGAGGTCATCCAGTCCAAGGTGCGCCGTGAGCGCCTGGGACACATCACGCTGGCCACGCCCGTGGCCCACATCTGGTTCCTCAAGTCGCTGCCCAGCCGCATCGGCAACCTGCTCGACATCACCCTCAAGGAGATGGAGAAGGTGCTGTACTGCGAGAGCTACATGGTCATCGACCCCAAGGCGACGCCGCTCCAGAGGGGCGAGCTGATCTCCGAGGAGAAGATGCACCGGCTCTTCCAGGAGCACGGTGAGGACTCGTTCAGCGCGGGCATGGGCGGCGAGGCCGTCCGCGAGATGCTCAAGTCCCTGGACGTGGAGAAGCTGTCCGAGGAACTGCGCAAGGACATGCGCGAGACCACCAGCGAGGCGAAGCGGAAGAAGTACGCCAAGCGCCTGAAGGTGGCCGAGGCGTTCCGCTCGTCCGGCAACAAGCCGGAGTGGATGATGCTGGACGTCATCCCGGTCATCCCGCCCGACCTGCGTCCGCTGGTGCCCCTGGATGGCGGCCGCTTCGCGACCTCCGACCTCAACGACCTGTACCGCCGCGTCATCAACCGCAACAACCGCCTCAAGCGGCTGCAGGAGCTGAACGCGCCGGACATCATCATCCGCAACGAGAAGCGGATGCTCCAGGAGGCCGTGGACGCGCTGTTCGACAACGGCCGCCGCGGAAAGACGATCACCGGCCCGAACAAGCGGCCGCTGAAGTCGCTGTCCGACATGCTCAAGGGCAAGCAGGGCCGGTTCCGCCAGAACCTGCTCGGCAAGCGCGTGGACTACTCGGGCCGCTCCGTCATCGTCGTCGGTCCCGAGCTGCGCCTGCACCAGTGCGGCCTGCCGAAGATCATGGCGCTCGAGCTCTTCAAGCCGTTCATCTACAACAAGCTTGAAGAGAAGGGCTACGTCACCACCATCAAGTCCGCGAAGAAGATGGTGGAGAAGGAGCGTCCTGAGGTCTGGGACATCCTCGAGGACGTGATCCGCGAGCACCCGGTGCTCCTCAACCGCGCCCCCACGCTGCACCGCCTGGGCATGCAGGCCTTCGAGCCCGTGCTCATCGAAGGCAAGGCCATCCAGCTGCACCCGCTGGTCTGCGCCGCGTTCAACGCGGACTTCGACGGCGACCAGATGGCCGTGCACGTCCCGCTGTCCATCGAGGCCCAGATGGAAGCGCGCGTGCTGATGATGTCGACGAACAACATCCTCAGCCCCGCGAACGGCAAGCCCATCATCGTCCCGACGCAGGACATGGTGCTCGGCATCTACTACATGACGCGCGCCCGCGAGTTCGCCAACGGCGAAGGCCGCGTGTTCGCGTCGCCGGACGAGGTGCGCGCCGCGTACGACCACGGTGAGGTCCACCTGCAGGCCAAGGTGGTGTGCCGCATCGACGGCAAGCGCAAGGAGACCACGGTCGGCCGCGTGCTGCTGTGGGAAGTCGTTCCGCGCCGCGTGGGCTTCGACGCCATCAACAAGGTGCTCGACAAGAAGTCGCTCGGTAACCTCATCGACCTCTGCTACCGCCTCACGGGCGAGAAGGAGACGGTGCTGCTGGCGGACCGCGTCCGCAGCGCGGGCTACTTCCACGCGACCCGCGCCGGCATCTCCATCGCGCTCAAGGACATGATCATCCCTGCGAAGAAGCAGGAGTTCCTGGACTACGCGCGCAAGGAAGTGGCGGAGATCGAGAACCAGTACCTGGAAGGCCTCATCACCGACGGTGAGCGCTACAACAAGGTCATCGATATCTGGGCGGAGATCACCGAGAAGGTCGCCCAGGAGATGATGCAGCAGATCTCCCAGGACGAGGCTTCCGGGGACGTGGACGGCAAGCGCGTGACGCGCAAGCAGCCGTCGTTCAACCCCATCTACATCATGGCCGACTCCGGCGCCCGCGGCAGCGCCCAGCAGATCCGCCAGCTGGCGGGTATGCGCGGCCTGATGGCGAAGCCCTCCGGCGAAATCATCGAGACGCCCATCACGGCCAACTTCCGTGAAGGCCTATCCGTGCTCCAGTACTTCATCTCCACGCACGGCGCCCGCAAGGGCCTGGCGGACACGGCGCTCAAGACGGCCAACTCCGGTTACCTCACCCGCCGTCTCGTGGACGTGGCGCAGGACGCCATCATCAACGAGTACGACTGCGGCACCATGGACGGTCTGTTCATCGGCGCCCTGGTCGAGGGCGGCGAGATCATCGAGCCGCTGGGTGAGCGCATCCTGGGCCGCGTGGCCCTGGACGACATCCTCGACCCCGTGACGGGCGAGGTGCTGGTGCGCGCCAACGAGGAGATCGACGAGGAGCGCGTCCGCCGCATCGAGAACAGCGGTCTGGACAAGGTGAAGATCCGCTCGGTGCTCACCTGCCAGGCCAAGCGCGGCATCTGCGTGGAGTGCTACGGCCGTGACCTGGCGCGTGGCCGCAAGGTGTCCGTGGGCGAGGCCGTGGGCGTCATCGCGGCGCAGTCCATCGGTGAGCCGGGTACGCAGCTGACCATGCGCACCTTCCACATCGGTGGCGCGGCGACCCGTCGCGCGGAGCAGTCCAGCCTGGAGAACCGCTACGCGGGTTCCGTGAAGTTCGCGGGCCTGAACACGGTGCAGAAGGCGGACGGCACGCTGGTGGCCATGAACCGCAACGGCGAGATCGTCATCGTCGACGAGTCCGGCCGCGAGCGTGAGCGCTACCAGATCATCTACGGCGCCCGCATCCTGGTGAAGGAAGGCCAGAAGCTGGAGCCGGGCGTGCTGGTGGCCGAGTGGGACCCGTTCGCCATCCCGCTGCTCACGGAAGTGGGCGGTGTCGTGCGCTACGAGGACATCATCGAAGGCGTGACGATGTCCGAGACGCTCGACGAGGTGACGGGCCTGTCGCGCAAGACGGTCATCGAGTCCAAGGACCCGGAGGCGCGTCCGCGCGTCACCATCCGCGACGCGGCCGGCAACGTGAAGGACCTGCCGTCCTCCAAGAACCAGGCGAGCTACTTCCTGCCCCAGGGCGCGATCATCACGGTCAACGACCAGGATGAGATCTCCGCGGGTGAAGTCATCGCCAAGGTGCCGCGCGAGACGACGAAGACCAAGGACATCACGGGCGGTCTGCCCCGCGTGGCCGAGCTCTTCGAGGCGCGCAAGCCCAAGGACGCGGCGGCGATCGCGGAGATCGACGGCGTGGTGTCCTTCGGCAAGGACACCAAGGGCAAGCGCAAGCTCATCATCACCCCCGAGGTGAGCGGCGAGCAGCGCGCGGACCTGGCCAAGGAGTACCTGATCTCCAAGGGCAAGAGCATCAACGTCCACTCCGGCGACCGCGTGAAGGCCGGCGAGGCGATGATGGATGGCGCGGCCAACCCGCACGACATCCTCAAGGTGCTGGGCGAGAAGGAACTCGCGCGCTACCTGGTGGACGAAGTGCAGGAGGTCTACCGACTGCAGGGCGTGAAGATCAACGACAAGCACATCGAGACGATCGTCCGGCAGATGCTGCGCCGGGTGCGCGTCACCGACGTGGGCGACACCAACTTCCTGGTCGACGAGCAGGTCGAGAAGTGGGTGTTCGAGGAGGAGAACGAGAAGGTCATGTCCGAAGGGAAGCGCCCGGCCGTGGGCGAGCCCCTGCTGCTCGGCATCACCAAGGCGTCGCTCTCCACCGAGTCGTTCATCTCCTCGGCGTCGTTCCAGGAGACCACGAAGGTGCTCACCGAGGCCGCCATCAACGGCAAGGTGGACTACCTGCGCGGCCTCAAGGAGAACGTCATCATGGGCCGGCTCATCCCCGCCGGCACGGGCCTGCCGAACTACAAGCACCTCGACATCGAGGTGGAGAGCCCCACGGACGAGGTCAACGAGATGGAGGCCGCCCTGGCCGCCACCCACGGCGACACCGGCCCGCTGGCCCCTCCGCCGTCGCGGCCGGACACCCGGTCCACCGACGTCGCCTAG
- the rplL gene encoding 50S ribosomal protein L7/L12 codes for MADLNAIAEELSKLTVLEAGELVKLLENKWGVSAAAVAVASAGPAAAAAPVEEKTEFNVVLANAGANKINVIKEIRAITGLGLKEAKDLVEGAPKTVKEGVNKDDAKKIKDQLTAAGATVEIK; via the coding sequence ATGGCCGATTTGAACGCGATTGCTGAAGAACTCTCGAAGCTCACCGTCCTCGAGGCGGGCGAGCTCGTGAAGCTGCTGGAGAACAAGTGGGGCGTTTCCGCCGCCGCCGTGGCCGTTGCCTCTGCGGGCCCCGCCGCCGCCGCCGCTCCTGTTGAGGAGAAGACGGAGTTCAACGTGGTGCTGGCGAACGCCGGCGCCAACAAGATCAACGTCATCAAGGAGATCCGCGCGATCACCGGCCTGGGCCTGAAGGAGGCCAAGGACCTGGTCGAGGGCGCGCCCAAGACGGTCAAGGAAGGCGTCAACAAGGACGACGCCAAGAAGATCAAGGACCAGCTCACCGCGGCTGGCGCCACCGTCGAGATCAAGTAG
- a CDS encoding lytic transglycosylase domain-containing protein: MSGPAASGGRSLGTRFFAGLHALSSGCSRLPLLAGVALVVSARVVPLLEESAPQSVVPEMVAQEVVSEEAALIDAVLAKRAPDLGLTLRRRLGQAIDEESRRTGYDPLLVLALIDVESDFEEESVSEKGARGLMQIKPSTLHFLAEKEGLKLSREEVVADPAVCVRLGIRYLRNLQGRFGGDLDLALMAYNAGPTRIRDAMKAGELEKFRRYPRAVRRDFRRFREGHGLGGDWALAQRELPPPAPDETPTATP; encoded by the coding sequence GTGAGTGGACCCGCCGCCTCGGGCGGCAGGTCGTTGGGAACGCGGTTCTTCGCGGGGCTGCATGCCCTGAGCAGCGGGTGCTCCCGGCTCCCGCTGCTCGCGGGTGTGGCGCTCGTGGTGTCCGCTCGGGTGGTGCCCCTCCTGGAGGAGTCCGCCCCCCAGTCCGTGGTCCCCGAGATGGTGGCGCAGGAGGTCGTCTCCGAGGAGGCGGCCCTCATCGACGCCGTGCTGGCCAAGCGCGCCCCGGACCTGGGGCTCACGCTGCGCCGGCGGCTGGGGCAGGCCATCGACGAGGAGTCGCGCCGCACGGGGTATGACCCGCTGCTGGTGCTGGCCCTCATCGACGTGGAGTCCGACTTCGAGGAGGAGTCCGTCTCCGAGAAGGGCGCCCGGGGCCTGATGCAGATCAAGCCCAGCACGCTGCACTTCCTGGCGGAGAAGGAAGGCCTGAAGCTGTCGCGCGAGGAGGTGGTGGCGGATCCCGCCGTCTGCGTGCGCCTGGGCATCCGCTACCTGCGCAACCTGCAGGGCCGCTTCGGCGGCGACCTGGACCTGGCGCTGATGGCCTACAACGCGGGCCCCACGCGCATCCGGGACGCCATGAAGGCCGGGGAGCTGGAGAAGTTCCGCCGCTACCCCCGGGCCGTGCGGCGCGACTTCCGCCGCTTCCGCGAGGGCCATGGGCTGGGCGGGGACTGGGCGCTCGCGCAGCGCGAGCTGCCGCCACCGGCACCCGACGAGACGCCGACCGCGACGCCCTGA
- the rpoB gene encoding DNA-directed RNA polymerase subunit beta, which produces MPTQIQNNFRVRKTFAKIAKIIDIPNLINIQKQSYEKFLQADIAPEKREDLGLQGVFKSVFPIRDFNETSSLEFVSYHLEKPKYDVDECHQRGMTYSAPIKVVVRLVVWDKDEETGAQSIRDVKEQEVYFGEIPLMTQNGTFIINGTERVVVSQLHRSPGAFFDHDKGKSHSSGKLLYNARIIPYRGSWIDFEFDHKDLLYVRIDRRRKLPATVLIRALGAVGDTAKKNPLDFKGSTEEILNYYYATETIYLQSAADFEKSVELELLPGQRATRDIKTKAGELIVKKNRKFTRAAIKKLEAAKMTKLPIDADELFTKVSAYDVVDENTGEVILECNEEVSQEKVDELLKRDIKEFKVLFIDNLNVGPYLRETLMLDKIESPEQAIMEIYRRLRPGDPPTPETATNLFSNLFFNPERYDLSKVGRLKLNFKFSLEEPLDGQILTKRDILEVIRYLIDLKNGKGTIDDIDHLGNRRVRAVGELLENQYRIGLVRMERAIKERMSLQEIETLMPHDLINAKPVTAVIKEFFGSSQLSQFMDQTNPLSEVTHKRRLSALGPGGLTRERAGFEVRDVHPTHYGRICPIETPEGPNIGLIASLSTYARVNEFGFVETPYRKVDAGSVTGDVAFYSALEEEKHTIAQANAETDKKGKFVNALVQSRRSGEFVQVKAEDVDLMDVSPNQLVSVAASLIPFLENDDANRALMGSNMQRQAVPLLRTAAPLVGTGIEAIVARDSGVTCVARRDGIVESVDASRIVVKADANAALSDVSSEVDIYNLLKYQRSNQNTCLNQKPIIRKGDRVKKGDVIADGPATETGELALGQNVVVAFMPWQGYNFEDSILLSERILKEDVFTSIHIEEFECIARDTKLGKEEITRDIPNVGEEALKDLDESGIIRIGAEVKPGDVLVGKITPKGETQLSPEEKLLRAIFGEKAGDVRDSSLRVPPGVVGTVINAKVFSRKGVEKDERAKQIESMEEAKLLKDQNDEIKVLQDSAYSRLRGLVRGKEVQGKLVDDKGKILLKKGDILNDELLATVPYKYWGEISVGDPLDARLRDILRNLEETKEAVKLAFGEKIARIKKGDELPPGVIKMVKVYVAIKRKLAVGDKMAGRHGNKGVVSRVLPEEDMPYLEDGRPVDIVLNPLGVPSRMNIGQILEVHLGWAAKGVGEQLQRYIEENFSGEQLKKQLKTVYDDKAFGDFVDGLSDQEVQDLCRRLKKGIHVATPVFDGARETELHALFDEGRLPRSGQMVLFDGRTGEPFDQNVTVGVMYMLKLHHLVDEKIHARSIGPYSLVTQQPLGGKAQFGGQRLGEMEVWAMEAYGAAYTLQEFLTVKSDDVVGRTRMYEAIVKGDNVLESGLPESFNVLLKELQSLALDVELLESAPPERQRSFGGDFLGGGDGEDRKSGTEA; this is translated from the coding sequence ATGCCGACGCAGATCCAGAACAATTTCCGCGTGCGGAAGACCTTCGCGAAAATCGCGAAGATCATCGACATTCCCAATCTCATCAACATCCAGAAGCAATCCTACGAGAAGTTCCTCCAGGCCGACATCGCCCCGGAGAAGCGTGAGGACCTTGGCCTTCAGGGTGTCTTCAAGTCCGTCTTCCCGATCCGGGACTTCAACGAGACCTCCTCGCTGGAGTTTGTGAGCTATCACCTGGAGAAGCCGAAGTACGACGTCGATGAGTGCCACCAGCGTGGAATGACCTACTCGGCGCCCATCAAGGTCGTCGTGCGCCTGGTCGTCTGGGACAAGGACGAGGAGACCGGCGCCCAGTCCATCCGCGACGTGAAGGAGCAGGAGGTCTACTTCGGCGAAATCCCGCTGATGACCCAGAACGGCACGTTCATCATCAACGGCACCGAGCGCGTCGTGGTGAGCCAGCTGCACCGCAGCCCGGGTGCGTTCTTCGACCACGACAAGGGCAAGAGCCACTCGTCGGGCAAGCTGCTCTACAACGCCCGCATCATCCCGTACCGCGGCTCGTGGATCGACTTCGAGTTCGACCACAAGGACCTGCTGTACGTGCGCATCGACCGGCGCCGCAAGCTGCCGGCCACCGTGCTCATCCGCGCCCTGGGCGCCGTCGGTGACACGGCGAAGAAGAACCCGCTCGACTTCAAGGGTTCCACCGAGGAAATCCTCAACTACTACTACGCCACCGAGACCATCTACCTGCAGAGCGCCGCGGACTTCGAGAAGTCCGTCGAGCTGGAGCTCCTGCCGGGTCAGCGCGCCACGCGCGACATCAAGACCAAGGCCGGTGAGCTGATCGTCAAGAAGAACCGCAAGTTCACGCGCGCCGCCATCAAGAAGCTTGAGGCGGCGAAGATGACCAAGCTGCCCATCGACGCGGACGAGCTCTTCACCAAGGTGTCCGCCTACGACGTGGTGGATGAGAACACCGGTGAGGTCATCCTCGAGTGCAACGAGGAGGTCTCCCAGGAGAAGGTGGACGAGCTCCTCAAGCGCGACATCAAGGAGTTCAAGGTCCTCTTCATCGACAACCTCAACGTGGGTCCGTACCTGCGTGAGACGTTGATGCTGGACAAGATCGAGTCGCCCGAGCAGGCCATCATGGAGATCTACCGGCGTCTGCGCCCGGGCGATCCCCCGACGCCGGAGACGGCGACGAACCTGTTCAGCAACCTGTTCTTCAACCCGGAGCGCTACGACCTGTCCAAGGTCGGCCGCCTCAAGCTGAACTTCAAGTTCAGCCTCGAGGAGCCCCTCGACGGTCAGATCCTGACCAAGCGCGACATCCTGGAGGTCATCCGCTACCTGATCGACCTGAAGAACGGCAAGGGCACGATCGACGACATCGACCACCTGGGCAACCGCCGCGTCCGTGCGGTGGGCGAACTGCTGGAGAACCAGTACCGCATCGGCCTCGTCCGCATGGAGCGCGCGATCAAGGAGCGCATGAGCCTCCAGGAGATCGAGACGCTCATGCCGCACGACCTGATCAACGCCAAGCCGGTGACGGCGGTGATCAAGGAGTTCTTCGGGTCCAGCCAGCTGTCGCAGTTCATGGACCAGACGAACCCGCTCTCGGAAGTCACGCACAAGCGCCGTCTGTCCGCGCTCGGGCCTGGCGGCCTCACGCGTGAGCGCGCGGGCTTCGAAGTCCGCGACGTGCACCCGACGCACTACGGCCGCATCTGCCCCATCGAGACGCCGGAAGGCCCGAACATCGGCCTCATCGCGTCGCTGTCGACCTACGCGCGCGTCAACGAGTTCGGCTTCGTGGAGACGCCGTACCGCAAGGTGGACGCGGGCAGCGTGACGGGGGACGTGGCCTTCTACTCGGCGCTCGAGGAGGAGAAGCACACCATCGCCCAGGCGAACGCGGAGACGGACAAGAAGGGCAAGTTCGTCAACGCGCTGGTGCAGAGCCGCCGCAGCGGCGAGTTCGTCCAGGTCAAGGCCGAGGACGTGGACCTGATGGACGTGTCCCCGAACCAGCTGGTGTCGGTGGCCGCCTCCCTCATCCCGTTCCTGGAGAACGACGACGCGAACCGCGCGCTCATGGGCTCCAACATGCAGCGTCAGGCCGTGCCGCTGCTGCGCACGGCGGCCCCGCTCGTGGGCACCGGCATCGAGGCCATCGTCGCGCGCGACTCGGGCGTGACGTGCGTGGCCCGCCGTGACGGCATCGTGGAGTCGGTGGACGCCAGCCGCATCGTGGTGAAGGCGGACGCCAACGCGGCCCTGAGCGACGTGTCCAGCGAGGTGGACATCTACAACCTGCTCAAGTACCAGCGCTCCAACCAGAACACGTGCCTCAACCAGAAGCCCATCATCCGCAAGGGTGACCGGGTGAAGAAGGGCGACGTGATCGCGGACGGTCCGGCCACCGAGACCGGTGAGCTGGCGCTGGGGCAGAACGTGGTCGTCGCGTTCATGCCGTGGCAGGGCTACAACTTCGAAGACTCCATCCTGCTCAGCGAGCGCATCCTCAAGGAGGACGTCTTCACGTCCATCCACATCGAGGAGTTCGAGTGCATCGCGCGCGACACCAAGCTGGGCAAGGAGGAGATCACCCGCGACATCCCGAACGTGGGTGAGGAAGCCCTCAAGGACCTGGACGAGAGCGGCATCATCCGCATCGGCGCCGAGGTGAAGCCCGGCGACGTGCTGGTGGGCAAGATCACTCCGAAGGGCGAGACCCAGCTCTCCCCCGAAGAGAAGCTGCTGCGCGCCATCTTCGGTGAGAAGGCCGGCGACGTGCGCGACAGCTCCCTGCGCGTGCCCCCGGGCGTGGTCGGCACCGTCATCAACGCCAAGGTGTTCAGCCGCAAGGGCGTGGAGAAGGACGAGCGCGCCAAGCAGATCGAGTCCATGGAGGAGGCGAAGCTCCTCAAGGACCAGAACGACGAGATCAAGGTCCTCCAGGACTCCGCGTACAGCCGCCTCCGTGGGCTGGTCCGCGGCAAGGAGGTCCAGGGCAAGCTCGTGGACGACAAGGGGAAGATCCTCCTGAAGAAGGGGGACATCCTCAACGACGAGCTGCTGGCCACGGTGCCGTACAAGTACTGGGGCGAGATCTCCGTGGGCGACCCGCTGGACGCGCGCCTGCGCGACATCCTGCGCAACCTGGAGGAGACGAAGGAGGCCGTGAAGCTGGCCTTCGGCGAGAAGATCGCCCGCATCAAGAAGGGCGACGAGCTCCCCCCGGGCGTCATCAAGATGGTGAAGGTGTACGTCGCCATCAAGCGCAAGCTGGCGGTGGGCGACAAGATGGCCGGCCGCCACGGCAACAAGGGCGTCGTGTCCCGCGTCCTCCCCGAGGAGGACATGCCGTACCTGGAGGATGGCCGTCCGGTGGACATCGTCCTCAACCCGCTCGGCGTTCCCTCCCGCATGAACATCGGGCAGATCCTCGAGGTCCACCTGGGCTGGGCCGCGAAGGGCGTGGGCGAGCAGCTGCAGCGCTACATCGAAGAGAACTTCAGCGGCGAGCAGCTCAAGAAGCAGCTGAAGACCGTCTACGACGACAAGGCCTTCGGCGACTTCGTGGACGGCCTGTCCGACCAGGAGGTCCAGGACCTCTGCCGCCGCCTGAAGAAGGGCATCCACGTCGCGACGCCGGTGTTCGACGGCGCCCGCGAGACGGAGCTGCACGCCCTCTTCGACGAGGGCCGGCTGCCGCGCTCCGGTCAGATGGTGCTCTTCGACGGCCGCACGGGTGAGCCGTTCGACCAGAACGTCACCGTGGGCGTGATGTACATGCTCAAGCTGCACCACCTGGTGGACGAGAAGATCCACGCCCGTTCCATCGGGCCCTACTCGCTCGTCACGCAGCAGCCCCTGGGCGGCAAGGCCCAGTTCGGCGGTCAGCGTCTGGGCGAGATGGAAGTCTGGGCGATGGAGGCCTACGGCGCGGCGTACACGCTGCAGGAGTTCCTCACGGTCAAGTCGGACGACGTGGTGGGCCGCACGCGCATGTACGAGGCGATCGTCAAGGGCGACAACGTCCTGGAGTCCGGCCTGCCCGAGTCGTTCAACGTGCTCCTCAAGGAGCTCCAGTCGCTGGCCCTGGACGTGGAGCTGCTGGAGAGCGCGCCCCCGGAGCGGCAGCGCAGCTTCGGCGGTGACTTCCTGGGCGGCGGCGACGGCGAGGACCGGAAGTCGGGGACCGAGGCCTAG
- the rplJ gene encoding 50S ribosomal protein L10 → MLKSEKEEMIKELHEKFARTKTAVLVESSKVNVETVTKLRRKFREGKVEYKVIKNTLARRAAQGTTVSAISDDFTGPVALCISYDDEVAPAKILMDFIKDMETIKVRSAVVAGNKVDANGVKALAKLPGLNELRGMLLGMLNQPAGKLVRTIAAPGSQLARVIQAHADKAQGQ, encoded by the coding sequence GTGCTGAAGAGCGAGAAGGAAGAGATGATCAAGGAGCTTCACGAGAAGTTTGCGCGGACCAAGACCGCGGTGCTCGTGGAGTCCTCCAAGGTGAACGTCGAGACCGTCACCAAGCTGCGTCGCAAGTTCCGCGAGGGCAAGGTCGAGTACAAGGTCATCAAGAACACGCTGGCGCGCCGTGCCGCTCAGGGTACGACCGTCTCCGCGATCTCGGATGACTTCACCGGTCCCGTGGCGCTGTGCATCAGCTACGACGACGAGGTGGCTCCTGCGAAGATCCTGATGGATTTCATCAAGGACATGGAGACCATCAAGGTCCGTAGCGCCGTCGTCGCCGGTAACAAGGTCGACGCCAACGGCGTGAAGGCACTGGCGAAGCTGCCGGGCCTCAATGAGCTGCGCGGGATGTTGCTCGGCATGCTCAACCAGCCTGCAGGCAAGCTGGTCCGGACCATCGCGGCCCCCGGGTCGCAGCTCGCGCGCGTCATCCAGGCGCACGCGGACAAGGCGCAGGGGCAGTAA